CGCCAAAGAGAACCGCACCAACCGCCGCTGAACCAACCGCCAGGGGGTCAACTTTCCCGAACCCGCGCGGGGTCAGTTTTCGCGAAGCGTTGACAACAGGCGGAGGTCGCAGCTGAACGCGTACGAACCGTTGCGGGCGGACCCTTGCAACCCTTCTCCGCCTGCGGGCCCCAGGGGACTCCTCGGGCAGGCAGTCAAGCTCAATCAGTGCGAGGGGTCGGCTGCACGGAGATGCCGCGCAGCAAGGTGCGTGGTTGCTCGGCGAGTCGACCTGGCGCGGAGGGCTGGCGTCTCCCCGGGTCGGTCGCCGAACTCCTGCAGAACCACGGTGCGGTCGTTGCAGTAGTCCGAGTGCCGAGACGCGCGGAGCGACTTCGACGGCCAGGGTCGTGGCAGCGGCCCGACCAGGCTCAGGTTGAGCTCCGCTTGGGTGCCGTGCTCGACAGGTCTACTACTCGACCGGCGCCGGATCTCGGACGGCGCGTAGCCGGAGGGAGAAGCCGTCGGCGGTGGAGATGAGGGCGGCGTCGATGTCGAGCAGGTGGGTCATCCAAAGGCCAAGACCAGTCCCGAACGTGGTGTTCGCGGACGGTACGAGCCCGGCGAGTGGGTCGACGGGCCCCTTGCCCCTGTCCTGCACGCTCACGACGACGCGGCTGTCGGTGGCCCAGATGCGGACGGTCGTGGGAGGTACGCCGTGCAGCCGCGCGTTGGCGACGGCCTCGGAGACACCGAGCAGCAGATCTTCCAGTGTGTGATCATCGACCCGCCCGCGACCGATCTGCTCAAGAGTGTGCCGGGCCTCGGCCGCGGAGGGATCGATGAGCTCGGCGGCGGGCGTCGAGGCCTCCAGCGGGTCGGCGGTCACGGGAAAATCCGGCCTCGAACCGTGCGCCTCGTAACGGCTGTTGACGCTGTGCACGCCGGCGGCGGTAACGACGTGGGGATGCGCCCGCTCGACCACGTTCCGCACCTGTGCGGACACTGTCGCGGCGTCGTACAGGCAGAGGCTGCGTACGGGGAACTCTTCCCACACGGAGTTCACGGCGAACTCATAGCGGTCCCAGCCCTCGAAGCGCCCTCCGTTGCCCGGGTGCGGTACGTCGCCAGCGATGCGGATCTGCGGTGCACCGGCCGCGACGTGGCGTTCGAACACTCCCCGGTAGGTCGCGATCGCCCGCGCGGGCGTGGCGTACAGGCTGCGGTCGGCGACGAAGGTGACCGCCGAGGGATCGTCCAGCCACGACCGCAGCAGGTCTGCCTTGCGCTTGTCGTAGCCGATGACCACCGGCTCGCCGGCGGCAATGCCGTAGGTGACGAACGGCACGATCAGCGCGCGGAACTCCGCGTCGGACGCGTAGAACCCAGCCTCGTGGAAGTGGCCAGTGGAACCGTCCACCGCACCGACGCTCATGTCTCCACCTCCGACAGGGCGAGGTTGGGCAGTCGATCGCAGGCCGCAAGAATGGACACGATGCGTTGTGCAGACTGCAGTTCGTGCAGCACCCGGCGCCTGCCGGGTAGTGCGAGTCTGCCAGACAGAAGGATCGGCAAACCCGCCGCCTCCCAGTCGATGAAGCGCAACCCGGAATCCGGTGCGGGGCCATCGCGCGGAGTTGACCGCTCGACACGAAATTCTCCGATGGCGCCGCATGGAACGCCTGCAAAGCATCGCCCGCCCGGGGTGGGCGATCACGACGTCATGCCCCACCCACTGGATCGCCCGAACGGGCACGAAACGTAACGGGATCGCCCTCACAGCCCCCGACCGACGGCCAACAGACCTCCATAGCAGTGCGGTCTGCATTGTGCGCCCCCTACTGGCGGAAGGCGCTCGGACGGCAGCCTGCACCTCCGACCCTTCTGCCACCGCTGCCCGGCGAGGTGATCGCCCCGGCCACCTGCGCTGCCCTCCGAAAAGGCGCTCCGCTGGGGTCGGAGGCCTAAGCGAAGGCCGCCGGGGCGATCGTGCCGCGAAGCTACAGCAGTCCGGCGCCACTTGCTGGTGCGCGAGCGTGGTCGCCCCGG
This is a stretch of genomic DNA from Actinopolymorpha sp. NPDC004070. It encodes these proteins:
- a CDS encoding sensor histidine kinase; its protein translation is MSVGAVDGSTGHFHEAGFYASDAEFRALIVPFVTYGIAAGEPVVIGYDKRKADLLRSWLDDPSAVTFVADRSLYATPARAIATYRGVFERHVAAGAPQIRIAGDVPHPGNGGRFEGWDRYEFAVNSVWEEFPVRSLCLYDAATVSAQVRNVVERAHPHVVTAAGVHSVNSRYEAHGSRPDFPVTADPLEASTPAAELIDPSAAEARHTLEQIGRGRVDDHTLEDLLLGVSEAVANARLHGVPPTTVRIWATDSRVVVSVQDRGKGPVDPLAGLVPSANTTFGTGLGLWMTHLLDIDAALISTADGFSLRLRAVRDPAPVE